ATCATCTGatctaatcttcacaacaaccttgtTGGACAGGTACCATCAccttttttacagatgaggactgaggctcagaggttagGAGACTACCACAAGGGCTCACAGCTGGCACTGTCTCATGCCGACGCCTGTAACTCCCCATACATggcctgtttctttttccttttttccctcgaCTATAAAAGTATTACACATTCATTCCACTCTGTTGTGTCTTGATACCTGCGGAACAGACAGGCTCAAGTGAATAATCTAGTTTGGAGATGTTCCTGGTTTTGTAGGTCTGATGGTTTTCCCTCCAGACCCGCCTTTCCATAGCAGAGGGAATTACAGACTGGGGGACGCTGCAGTCTGAGAAGGTAAAGATTGCCCCAAAAGAAGTAGAGATACCCAGTGATGAAGACTAGATAGTGTCTAAACCAGGGACTGAAAAACCAgtttgggggtagggtgggggaggggtgtgcaCAGATTAGACAGTCCGTAAACCTCCTAAATTTACATGCAAAATTGTGTTCACCAGGAtctagccattttttttttctcaggagGATGTCCAAAGATATTTCAGGTTCTCAAAGGAACCTGAAGGTTGCTTTTCCTCCCCCCATCTGATTCCCCTCCTGAAGATGCTTCCATTTTCTACAAATTCTTTGTCCTCTAAAATGCCCCAGAAAAGGACACTAAGCCCCAGAAGCTTAAGAAGCAATTTCAAGATGTGAATAGTATGTCTGGAGAAGGAAGGGACCCTACTACAGTGATGGGTGAGACTATCAAAGGGATGATGCTTTGGAAGTGGCAGAGCTTGGGCTCTGCTCCCCCAGATGTGCCCCACAGCACCCTGGGACAGCATCTCCCCACTCCCAGAATCCAGCTCAGATTTGGGACCCCAACTCCCTCTTGGAAAGCCTTTTGGAATAATCTGAAAGTCCACAGCTCCAAATCCCACTGACCCTCACTCTTTGGGGATGTTCAGAAgaattttgtcttgaaaaatCTTAGTGTTCTTTTCTGGGGCATTTTAGAGGACAAAGAGTTTGTAGAAAATGGAAGCATCTTCAGGAGGGGAGTCGGATTGGGGAGAGGAAAAGCAAAAGTCTGATCAAGGAGGCAGGGGAGTCTGGGAGAGAGATGCCCTGTTCCTAGAGAACCAGCACCATCGTTCCTTTGCGGGAGGGGGTGcagagggtgggagggcaggTAGAAAGCATCTGTGGTCTGACACCTGCCCCAAGCCTGGGAGCCTCAGGTGAAGGGCTTTCTTTCTGGGCCCTAGACCCTCCACCAAAGCCTCACTCTTCCAGAGGGAGGGACCAACCTACTTACAAGGAGTAAACCTTTCCCTAACTATAGGGCGACCTAGAAATCTACAAAAGCAGACCTCCAAGCCCATGTGTTTAATTGGCTTTTCCAAACAAGGGGGCAGAGACAGACCCCTCTCTAGGTGTGGCAGTGAGCTCAAGTGGTTTACTTAGGGGTCTCTGCTTCAGGGCACTTTCTCCCATAAATCCTCTACACTTCCCTCTAAGAGTTGTTTCATTAGAACAATGAGAGCAGACTCAGAGAAAGTTCCCCACTACTTTCTGTAAGGTAATTCAGCCCTTGGCTCCCCCTTTGGAGAAGGGGAGGGCATCTAGAAGATGTATCCTTTCCTAAAGAGCCAATTATCTTATTATCTAtcctctctccaccccaccataaaaccttcccccaccccagctttaTCAAGCCCTCTTCCCCTCCGTTGGCAGACTTTGAGGGAGGAGGGTTGAGAAGGATCTTTAGCAAaattccttccctcccaccctacTCCAGGAAGGAAAAGGTAATTGTTGCTAGTCTACCATCTCCTCCTGCCATCAGCATGAGGGTCCACTGACAAATTTACCCAAAGCCCAGAGAGCTGGGATCTGGGGGCAAAGAGGCAGGGAAGGCGCTTCCCAAATTTCAACAGAGACCGGCACTCCTCTTCCCACTGGGCTCCATCCCAGCCACTGGAaaccaccctgcccccaccccacccctttttGCAAGCTTTGGCCATTCTTTCCAGGAGAGGCGCTCACAATTTGTTTGTAATTTAACTCTTTCCTGCAGCCTTTGTGGGGTTCCTTTAGAATCTTGCAACAAATGGAGCTATGGGCGGTGCCACCTCCCTAGCCAGTTTCTTTGATAGCTAAAAGAATTTCAGGTTGGGACttcataaataatattatttgagAAAAGATTAGCTTTAACTTATGATGTTGGTCAATTGCACAAACGATTTGAGGGAGAGTTATATATCTTGGGAAGGGGCTCCACTGAAATCCCCAGGTCCCACTCAATTCCAAACAAAGCCCCACATACGTGTTCAATTACCACCAAACATTTCCAGGTCCCCTCCCCCAACATAAACTAACACACGCAAACACTTCGAAGTAGGGGTTCTAACTTACTTTCTCTCTTATCCCAAAGACTGCCAACAAAGGGTGTTAAGGCACCATTTTCTCTATCACCTTTCAGCTAAAAGAGCAAGGTCTGGGGTAGGGAacttctccaccccacccccaaccaactAGGTCAGGGGGAGATGGAAGGTGTGGTTTGGTTAAACTAATAAAAGGTTACAACCCTGTTAAATACAATTAAAGGGCTAGATCTCTAGAAGATAATTAAATGCACtttattatgatgattattaGCTTTTAATTTGCACTATTATCAAGAAACAGGAGATGGTGAAAAGTTGAGTTAAAGTTTAGTGTCAAACTTGTTTCACTCCAACCATTGGTCTACCAATCAATCCTTtggaattaaaattataaaatagtcCAAATAGCTGAGGGAAATGATATGTATTGGAAACTCTCATACCAGCGTCAAAGATACTTTAAGCAACGTCTTGACTTTTATTTGTGGGGGGTAGGGGAAAGATAAGAAACATCTGTTATAAACATTCTATCAATCTTCTGATATAGAATGTCATGTAAACACTCAACCCCACCCCCACGGTCACAAAGAGCCTGCCCAGAACCTTCTTCCAAAGCAAAAataccccccacccctttctggACAAGTTTGAAAAGAAACCAGTCTTTTGTCAGAGGAAAACTGAAAGTCCCACCAGTCCAACCATCTCCTCCCTCCTACCCAACccattttattgctttttggggaaacaaacaaacaaacaaacctaacaaCGGAAGTCCACATATAACACACAAGCCACCCCACAAACTGCTAACCTGAATGGCCAGAGGAGATACTCAGTTGTGGGGGGGCGCGGTTGCCGGGGAGCGGGCATGGAGCCGACTGAAGAGGAAACGAGTACAAGAGCATCTTTAAACCCCAACATTTGCAAGCTAATGCTCCCTCTAAAAGTGGAGGCGGTCAGGATGGGTATTCAACGTAATGTGTGtgtatggggtggggggtgttttgttttaaaacacacTTCACAAAGCACTTTCTGCCCACTCCAAGCGCTTCGGGCAGCgagttgaaaagaaaaagtcGGAGGAGAAAGATCTTCCTGCCTGCAATGGGGGTGggccggggcggggtgggggggagtccATTCCTCACAGGATCTccgccctctccccaccccacccgtcGGCTagggtgttttttttccccccacgtCTTCATCTCCGTTGGGAGGTTTCCAAAGATCGAGTGAAGGAGACAGGACAAGtgaggagagaaagggggaaagggaaataaaacaaaatgaaacaaaatgaatcCAAGTCTTGTTAAAACATATCCAACAGCTTCGACAGGCCCAGCGTCAGTGAGAAGGCTCAAAAATGTGGCTATAGAAGTTGAAGGTAACTCCCAACTCCTCACAGCCAACACCTCTTCCAGCAGACCTAGCCCTGTCAAATCACCAAAATATTCGAACCGAAGTAGGGGGTGGTGTATGAAAGGGCACTGAAGGAAAGAACCCCCTCTACTCCCCTCCCCCGACTCCTCAGCCCTGGCGCCCctctccacttttttttctttttgttttaaatagaaaatatataattaaatttacaaAGACTATTTACAGTTTTAATTACAAACCTGATGGGGAAGTTGGGCAGAGTTCCCTTTAAAAAGCGACCTAAAAAAGAAATGGTTTCGATcgttctttatttaaaaaaataaaataaggagtcTGTAGGaaccccccaccccgggcagAGAGCGCAGTGCGGGGGCCCCGGCTGGGGACGCCGCGCAGGGGCGCCCGCTCACACGGTGGTCTCGCCGTGCCGGCTGTTGGTGAGACGCGTGTAGAACTTCCTCCACGAGTGCAGCGTCTTACCGGACCAGATCCAGAAGCCCGACGTGATGCCCACGATGAGCGTCATGAGGTATTTGATCATGTAGACTGTGAAGTCGGGCGACATGCGCGGCGTGTAGTGTGCCGGGCACGGGATGGCCAGGCTCTTGCAGTGCTGGCTCACCCACGAGCGCTCCCAGTGCTCTCGGAAGGCCTGCTCGTAGAAGTAGCAGGCGATGACGATGGTGGCGGGCACGGTGTAGAGCACCGAGAAGACGCCGATGCGCACCATGAGCCGCTCCAGCTTCTCTGTCTTGGTGCCGTCGTGCTTCATGATGGTACGGATGCGGAAGAGGGACACGAAACCGGCCAGGAGGAAGGACGTGCCTATGAACAGGTATACGAAGAGCGGCGCTAGCACGAAGCCTCGCAGCGGGTCCAGGCTGTTGAGGCCCACGAAGCACACGCCGCTCAACAGGTCGCCGTCGATCTGGCCCATGGCCAGGATGGTGATGGTCTTGACCGCGGGCACGGCCCACGCGGCCAGGTGGAAGTACTGCGAGTTGGCCTCGATGGCCTCGTGGCCCCACTTCATGCCCGCCGCCAGGAACCAGGTGAGCGACAGGATGACCCACCAGATGGAACTGGCCATGCTGAAGAAGTAGAGCATCATGAAGAGGATGGTGCAGCCCTCCTTCTTGGTGCCCTGCACCACCGTGCGATAGCCGTCCTCGGAGAAGCGCTCGTTGCACACTACGCGCTCCTGAAGCACGAAACCGGCGATGTAGGCTACCGATACCATAGTATAGCAGCCGGACAGAAAGATGATGGGCCGCTCGGGGTAGCGGAAGCGCTGCATGTCCACCAGGTACGTGGTGACGGTGAAGAAGGTGGAAGCGCAGCACAACACCGACCAGGTGAGGATCCACAGACGCGCAAAGCGTGTCTCCTCCTGCGAGAAGAACATGGAGCCATCGGGCCGGGCCGGCTCGCAGGGCGCCGCGCAGTCGCGCTCGCCGAGGAACTTGTAGCTGAGATAGGACGGCACCTTGAGGACACGCGGGCAGTGGAACGGGTGCTCCAGCGTGGCGTAGCGCGGGGGCGAACCGCCGCCGCCCGGGCCGCCCGGGGTGCCCCCTGCACCCGGCTGCAGGCCCGGCGGGGGCGCGGTGGTGAGCAGCGCTGGTGCGCCGTCCTCCGAGTGGTTCTGGCCCACGCAGATCTGCTCCGCGCCGTGGCGGGGGAAATGCTCGCAGCGCAGGCGCTCCGGCCACTGGAAACCGAACTTGTTCATGAGCGCCTCGCAGCCCTGGCGCGCGCGCTCACAGATGGAGCGGCACGGAGGGATGGCCTGCTCCAGCACCGTGCACACGGGTGCGTACATGGAGCACAAGAAGAAGCGCAGTTCGGGCGAGCACTGCACCTTCACCAACGGGTAGAACTGGTGCACCTCCAGGCCCGCGTCCTCCTGGTTCGTGTGGCCCAGAAGGTTGGGCATGATGGTCTGGTTGTAGGCGATGTCCGTGCACAGAGGGATGGAGATGGGCTGGCAGAAGCCGTGGTCCGGGATGGAGATGCCCTTCTCCCCGTGGAACTGGGCTGGCCCGGCggcaggcagcagcagcagcggcagcagcaggcGGGGCAGGGCACTGCGGGGCCGCATGCTGGCCGCCGCCCCCCACCCGGCTCCCGggcgcccccccgcccccgcccccagccccaagACCACGCGCcttccccgccgccgccgcctcgccgTGGCCGCTGCCTCGCGCGCTTCTTTGCAAACTTTGCTCGCGGCCGCAGAGTCGGGGAGgccgggcaggggaggggggcggcgCGCCTGCCTGCTAGCTTGCCGAGGTCGGACTGAGCCGCCGAAGATACCGAGTGCGGCTagccctctctcctcttcttcctcctcctttcgcctctcccctcccttctccgcCCAGAGACTCCTTTgtgcctccctccagccctcaccTCGGCCTCTCCAATCCCAATTAGTCGGTTTCAAGGGGGCCCCCGCCGGCGGCCCCGCCCTCTCTTCAGCCCCCCAAAAAAGGGATCCTTGAAACCGCCCCGTCGAGCTCTAAGAACCATCCCAAAATGTGCTCTTGGCCAATAAGATTTAAACCCGAGGACCAGCCCCGAGGGCTGGATTGGTCGACCACAACATAATGAGATCAGAAACCAGATGCCAACAAAACTTCCCCCCctccttttgctttttaaagagacAAGCTATTATTATATTTAGGGTTGTTTGCCCAGCACGGGATTTCTCCGGAGTCGCAGCGGCGAGATCCGGAGACACGTTCCCCAGCACTGCGGCGGACCCAAGTCACTCAACGCCGGATCACTCTTCTTCCGGGGGCCACGGCGGCCTCCCGGGTAGGGCCTCTTTAAATTCTTGCCTCCGCCTCCACTCCTTGAATCCCACCTATTACAGTGTAATTTTTCAGATCAAGTAAAAAAATAttgagtttgaaaaaaaaatttaaggaagaatttttttttaaaaaagaaaaaaacaactaacAGTTTACAAAGACTTTTCTCTTAGCCCCTTCTCAAGGAATCCAGACAAAAGTTTCATGTCTCCCTAGATGTAGACCCCTAGGAGTTTACCTTGTCCCTCACCCTACAAACACCCTTAAATTACCCTCTGAAAATGAGACCCTATCTCTTTAAGAGGTTCTTAAAGGGGCCTGGACTCCGGGGCGTAATTGCCCCGTAGCGAGCACAAAGGAGCCCATTATGGTTCTTTGTGTTCGGTGGCACCTCAAAGTGAGAAAACTCAGGAACTCAGAGGCCCTGAGCTGGAGGGTTGGGGcgagggtgggagggggtgaggtGAAGGAGAATGGCCCAGAGCTGCGgcttctccttcccctttcttCCGAGGCAAATCTTAATTATGCAAACTAAAGTTTAGTTGCCATAACGAGGAGGTCTTAATCGAAGGttaatgggggtggggtggggtggggaggacgaGCAGTTTTGAGTGAAGAGATGACTCTTTTAGGCCGTTTGAgggtatttaattcctctctcccCACCGCTGCCTCCGCCGCCTAAAAACTTCCAGATATCGTctccagggagagaggggagtTTTACCCAAATCTTAAGTGATTCCACACCAGAAAGGAAAGGGgtggtgtgtgtggtgagagAGGAGGCTGCAGGGTCGGAGGTTGTGGTGGATtaacctcccccccaccccccaacacacacacacttccctcacCTGGTTGGGGGTGGGTAGTGGTGGCCAGCAGGGTTCTGGCTAGTTTAAAAAggtcttcttctttttcctccttctgggATTTTAAGTTTGAGAGGAGGTtttggagaggagagggggaaTTTGCATGTAAATCTCCTGGGCCTGGTACTGGATGATGGATTAATTATTTCTGTAGTCTcttggagttggggtgggggtggggggacttaaaaagaaagaaatttgagtTTAGAAAACCCCTTTACTTCTCAGTATGGGCCAGATCCTCCCAGCCTGGCGAGCTGTTTCTTGATCCAATCTAGAAAAGGattgcttttaaaacaaaaacaaaacagaataacaacaacaaaaatcaacaacaaaaagaaatttaagcgagcaaaagaagaaaggagtaggaagaaggaaagaaattctaagtagtatatacatacaatggatcTAGATTGGACAGTatccgattttttttttcttgattgaaTGAAATACAGATTTTCAGGTTCTTTACAACATGAAAATTCTCCTTATTGTTTCCTGGAGAAGCTGACTTTTCCTTGCTTTAGGAAGAAAGATTTCCTTCAAAATCAGGAGGACATACCTTAGCTCCCCATTTTATTTATACCCCACCTCAAGGCCACATTTACCCTAGAGAAATCTAGGGATAGGAAAGTTGTGCTGTCCTGCTCTGCGGGGCCCAAACTAAGCCTGAGGTGCTGCTTCTTCAAATCTCCCCTCCTGCTCTACCTCCAGGGCTTCTCTAGAGTTGGTACCAAGTCTCTGAGCTGAGCCACAGCTAAAACAAAACTGAATAAGGCAGGCTTCTGCATACCACTCAGGAAGCTCTCACAGTCGGATAGGAAACTGAGAGTAAATCTCCAATAGAAATGCagcatcttcagtttccttccatGACAAACCTGTTTTCCTACCCTAGAGCCCAGCTTGAGTGACAGTTATCCCTTCCCCAGCCAAAAGGCAAGGAGTAGGGAGCAAGCTGAAgctggaaaaaggaaacagaagacattctttcattcactcagtcaACCTTTCATTCCTTCAACACACTTTTATTCCCTCTTCTCCTTATTTCAAGCCACTGTGATATATGCTGTGGGCAAGACAGAAAAATggcagcatccctgcccttcaaGAGTTTATGGTATCCTGGAAGAAAAGTGATTCTGTGAAGATATTCATTTTATCTAGAATTTTTGCATGAAATAAGAAATCATGACATTTCATGATTACTCTTGCCCTTCATGTGAGGGACTTGAGTGTGAACAGGACCAGAACCTGCATCTTCAGACTACAGGCCTACCCACAGCACTTTCTATTCCACCTACCGACCTTTTGACTGTAGGAGACCTGTAACTGAAGGAAATTTACAGATTCTCTCAGTTTAAATGCTTCATGATGTCATTTGATAGATAGagcaattatttataattttttaaattagcttgAGCCTTGACCTGGACCTAATCTCTatcactagctgtgtggccttggaacaatcacttcactttttttttttttttaacattttttattgacttataatcattttacaatgttgtgtcaaattccagtgtagagcacaatttttcagttatacatgaacatatatatattcattgtcacatttttttctctgtgagctaccataagatcttgtgtatatttccctgtgctatacagtataatcttgtttctctattctacaattttgaaatcccgtctgtcccttcccaccctccacccccttggcaaccacaagtttgtattctatgtctatgagtctatttctgttttgtatttatgctttgttttttttgtttttttttttagattccacatatgaatgacctcatatggtatttttctttctctttctggcttacttcacttagaatgacattttccaggagcatccatattgctgcaaatggcgttatgttgtcggtttttatggctgaatagtattccattgtataaatataccacatcttctttatccagtcatccgttgatggacatttaggctgtctccatgtcttggctattgtatatagtgctgctgtgaacatcggggtgcaggtgtcatcctgaagtagggttccttctggatatacgcc
This is a stretch of genomic DNA from Camelus bactrianus isolate YW-2024 breed Bactrian camel chromosome 16, ASM4877302v1, whole genome shotgun sequence. It encodes these proteins:
- the FZD2 gene encoding frizzled-2, which codes for MRPRSALPRLLLPLLLLPAAGPAQFHGEKGISIPDHGFCQPISIPLCTDIAYNQTIMPNLLGHTNQEDAGLEVHQFYPLVKVQCSPELRFFLCSMYAPVCTVLEQAIPPCRSICERARQGCEALMNKFGFQWPERLRCEHFPRHGAEQICVGQNHSEDGAPALLTTAPPPGLQPGAGGTPGGPGGGGSPPRYATLEHPFHCPRVLKVPSYLSYKFLGERDCAAPCEPARPDGSMFFSQEETRFARLWILTWSVLCCASTFFTVTTYLVDMQRFRYPERPIIFLSGCYTMVSVAYIAGFVLQERVVCNERFSEDGYRTVVQGTKKEGCTILFMMLYFFSMASSIWWVILSLTWFLAAGMKWGHEAIEANSQYFHLAAWAVPAVKTITILAMGQIDGDLLSGVCFVGLNSLDPLRGFVLAPLFVYLFIGTSFLLAGFVSLFRIRTIMKHDGTKTEKLERLMVRIGVFSVLYTVPATIVIACYFYEQAFREHWERSWVSQHCKSLAIPCPAHYTPRMSPDFTVYMIKYLMTLIVGITSGFWIWSGKTLHSWRKFYTRLTNSRHGETTV